From Pseudomonas fluorescens:
TCGGTTTCACTCAAGGTGAAACGGTCTGTCTGGATAAGCGTGCTGTTCATGCTTAGCGGTCCACGTCGGCCATAACGAAATCGATACTACCCAGGTACGCAATCAAGTCCGCGACCATCTCGCCTTTGATCACCGAAGGGATCTGCTGCAAGTGGGCGAAGCTTGGGGTGCGAATCCGGGTGCGGTAGCTCATGGTGCCGCCATCGCTCGTCAGGTAATAACTGTTGATACCCTTGGTCGCTTCGATCATCTGGAAGGATTCGTTGGCCGGCATTACCGGGCCCCACGAAACTTGCAGGAAGTGCGTGATCAGGGTTTCGATGTGCTGCAGGGTGCGCTCTTTCGGCGGCGGCGTGGTCAGCGGGTGATCCGCCTTGTAGGGACCTGCCGGCATGTTGCGCATGCACTGCTCGATGATCTTCAGGCTCTGGCGCATTTCTTCGACGCGCACGATGCAACGGTCGTAGGCATCGCCGTTGGCCGCCAGCGGTACTTCGAACTCGAAGTTCTCGTAGCCGGAGTACGGGCGTGCTTTACGCAGGTCGAAATCGCAGCCGGTGGAACGCAGGCCGGCACCGGTGACGCCCCATTCCAGGGCCTCTTTGGTGTTGTAGGCGGCGACGCCGATGGTGCGGCCCTTGAGAATGCTGTTGTCCAGCGCGGCTTTCTGGTACTCGTCCAGGCGCTTGGGCATCCAGTCGATGAATTCCTTGACCAGGCGTTCCCAGCCGTTCGGCAGGTCGTGGGCTACGCCGCCGATGCGGTACCAGGCCGGGTGCAGGCGGAAACCGGTGATGGCTTCGATGACCTTGTAGGCGCGCTGACGGTCGGTGAAGGTGAAGAACACCGGGGTCATGGCGCCGACGTCCTGGATATAGGTACCCAGGAACAGCAGGTGGCTGGTGATCCGGAAGAACTCGGCCATCATGATGCGGATGGTGTCGACGCGGTCCGGTACCTTGATGCCGGCCAGCTTCTCGACCGAGAGCACGTACGGCAGGTTGTTCATCACGCCGCCGAGGTAGTCGATACGGTCGGTGTACGGGATGAAGCTGTGCCAGGACTGACGCTCGGCCATCTTCTCGGCGCCACGGTGGTGGTAGCCGATGTCGGGCACGCAGTCGACGATCTCTTCGCCGTCCAGTTGCAGGATGATACGGAAGGCACCGTGGGCCGAAGGGTGGTTCGGACCCAGGTTGAGGAACATGTAGTCCTCGTTGGCGCCGGAACGCTTCATGCCCCAGTCTTCCGGACGGAAGCGTGCAGCCTCCTCTTCCAGCTGTTGCTTGGCGAGGTTGAGGCTGAACGGGTCGAATTCGGTGGCGCGGGCAGGGAAGTCCTTGCGCAGCGGGTGACCTTCCCAGGTCGGCGGCATCATGATGCGCGTCAGGTGCGGGTGGCCGGGGAAGTCGATGCCGAACATGTCCCAGACTTCACGCTCGTACCAGCTGGCGTTCGGCCAGATACCGGTCACGGTGGGAATGCTCAGGTCGCTCTCGGACAGGGCGACCTTGATCATCACGTCGCTGTTACGTTCGATCGACAGCAGGTGATAGAACACGGTGAAATCGGCGCCGCTCGGCAGCCCCTGGCGCTTGGTGCGCAGACGCTCGTCCACGCCATGCAGGTCATAGAGCATGACGTACGGCTTGGGCAGGTTGCGCAGGAAGGTCAGGACTTCGACGAGCTTGGCACGTGCCACCCACAGCACCGGCATGCCGGTGCGTGTGGCCTGGGCGGTGAAGGCATCAGGGCCGAAACGGTTATTGAGTTCGACGACCACATCCTGGTCGTCTGCCTTGTAAGGCGGGATGTACAGAGCACTGCCTGTAGTCATGGTTTTTTATCGCTTTCGGTCAACGTAAAGAATGAAGCCAGGTTTTCGTTCTATAAAAGAATCGGTTCTGGATCAGACTTCGTCGGGGCTGCGCAGGTTGGTGACCTGAATACGCTGTTCGCGGCGCTGTTCCTTTTGTGACGGCATCTCGGCGCGGTAAACGCCTTGATCTCCGACAACCCAGGAAAGTGGGCGACGCTCCTTGCCAATCGATTCCTGCAACAGCATCAAGCCTTGCAGGAATGCTTCAGGGCGGGGCGGGCAGCCAGGCACGTAGACGTCCACGGGCAGGAACTTGTCCACCCCCTGAACCACGGAGTAGATGTCGTACATGCCACCGGAGTTGGCGCACGAACCCATGGAGATAACCCACTTTGGCTCGAGCATTTGCTCGTAGAGACGCTGAATGATCGGCGCCATCTTGATAAAGCAGGTTCCGGCGATAACCATGAAATCCGCCTGGCGCGGTGATGCCCGGATGACTTCGGCGCCGAAGCGTGCGATGTCGTGGGGCGCCGTGAAGGCGGTGGTCATTTCCACGTAGCAGCAGGACAGACCGAAGTTGTACGGCCACAGGGAGTTCTTACGTCCCCAGTTGACCGCGCCACTCAGCACGTCTTCCAGCTTGCCCATGTAGATGTTTTTGTGGACTTGGTCTTCTAACGGGTCGGAAACGGTTTCCCGTTCGCCGATGGGGTACTGCTCGTTAGGAGCATCCGGGTCGATCCTGGTGAGATTGTATTGCATCGCCAAAGCCTCATTGTTTCAGCTTCGCTTGCCGCTTGCGACGAGCTTCCGGAGCCCAGTCAAGGGCGCCCACTCGAAATAGGTAGACAAGGCCTGCCAACAGAATTGCTATGAAAACGAGGGCTTCGACGAATCCGGTCCAGCCGCTTTCGCGGACGGACACAGACCAGGCAAAGAGAAAGAGGGCTTCGATATCGAAGATCACGAAGAGCATCGCGACCAGATAGAATTTGGCTGAGAGCCGCAAGCGGGCGCCACCTGTGGGTAGCATGCCGGACTCGAACGGTTCGTTTTTGCTGCGGCCCCAGGCTTTTGACCCGAGGAGGCTGGAGACGCCAAGCATGAAGGCACAAAGGCCGACAACACCGAGGAGGAAAATGGCAAAGCCCCAGTTGTGGGCCATGAGTCCTGTCGCTTCGGTCATGCTGGAAATCCTTAACAGAGAGCAAAGGTCTCTGAGCTCGAAAAAGTAACGATGCAGTGACGATATGTCGCAGCGCAATCAATCGCGTTGATTTTATGGCTAAACACCGGGCAAGTAAAATTCCTATAGCGAAATTATTCGCGGGAATAAGCACATAGTGCACCTCCTTGGGGCTGCAGCCCTTGCATAGTGGGCATTAGCGGGCATTTGATCAAATGTGTTTTGTTTAACCTGTAACGAAGCTTTCTTGTTCTAAATGATAATGAATATTGTTTGGGTGGGTTTTAAGCAGGTGCTGATGGTGTAGCGGGGGAAGTTGCCGTTACTTGGTTGATTTCCGCTAGTTGCCGGAGCGGATCTTTTAACCGATTTATTTGCAGCGAATACCGCGCTGGATCAATGTTTTGTAAAAAATATTCAGGTTGCATGCGTTCCCGGGGTGTGGGGGGGGCTTGTCAGTTAAGAGATAGAACGAGCAAACAGTCACCTGTGGCGAGCGGGCTTGCCCTAATGCCGTTCAGTTAAGGCTTTTTTGTAGGAGCGAGCTTGCTCGCGAAGAACTCATGTATGGACCGGACACATGGTTGACGGGTGTGCGGGGACATGGTGGACACTTTTCGGCGAGCCAATTTCGCCGGAAAGCCATCATGCCCTGGGACACGAGAGATGCCATGAGCCTGAAAGAAGAGTTTGTTGCCTTAGCACGGCAACCCGGCAGCAACAAACGAGAACTATGCCGACGGTTCGGTATCAGTCCGCAGACGGCTTACAAGTGGCTTAACCGCTACGCGACGCTCGGCCATTCAGGGCTGCAAGATAAATCCCGAAAACCGGCTACCAGCCCCAAGCTGACCACGCCGGCCCTGGAAGCGCAGGTCATAGCGCTCAGACAAGACCATCCAGCATGGGGTGGGCGCACGATCAGCAGCCTCTTGAAAAAGCAGATTGCTCCCAGCACCGTTACCAATGTCCTGCACCGGCACGGGCTGATTCAGCCGACTACGAAGGAGCAAGAGGCAAAGCTGAGGTTTGAACACGAGGCGCCCAACAATCTTTGGCAGATGGATTTCAAAGGGCATTTCCCGACGCAAGAAGGCAGATGCCATCCCCTGACTTTACTGGACGACCATTCACGTTTCAGTTTGGCTATTCAAGCTTGTGATAACGAGCGTGGAGCCACGGTGAAAGAAAGGTTGACCGAGGTATTCCAGCGCTTCGGATTACCGGCTCGCATCAACGTTGATAACGGACCGCCTTGGGGCTCTCCACGTAACCCTGGTGAAATCACAGAGCTGAGTATCTGGTTGATTCGTCTGGGTATTCGGATCAGTTTCAGCCGCCCTTACCACCCACAAACCAATGGAAAGATTGAGCGTTTCCATCGCTCACTCAAGGCCGAAGTACTTGAAGGGCGTCAGTTTTCCACGCTCAAGGAAGCTCAAGCAGCATTTGATCGGTGGCGTGATGTTTATAACCTGCAACGGCCCCATCAGGCGCTGGACTACAAGGTGCCTATGGACCGGTATAGAGCCAGCCCATGGGCTTATCCGCAACAGTTACCAACCTTTGAGTACGGACCGGACGACGTATTAGCCAAGACTTATCACAGCCGTTTTCGTTTTCAGAAACGCTACTTCAGCATCGCCAAAGGTTTGGCTGGGCATCACATCGCAATACGGCCCAACACTGAAGGTGATGGACTGTTTGACGTGTTTTTCTGCCATCACTTCCTACGAACGATCGACGTGAGCAAACCTGACTATGGTCCATAATGTGTCAACCATGTCCCCGCACATGTGTCCACCATGTGTCCGGTCCATACAGCGCTCTTCCAAAAGTGACCCGCTGTAAGAGCGGAACCCTAAGCAGCCGTTACCGCAGCAACGGATATGTACTCACCCAACCCCCAAAAAGCGGTCGGCCCGAAGGCCGCCACGGGACCAAGCTCCCTCGCCACAGACCGCTGAAAAAAGTTGTGTAGATACTTATGGCCATCGGGGGCAAGCGCCCTCCCACATTTAGATTTCTGTCAGCGTTGAAGCCAGTGCCTTGGCTTGAAGCGCCACATCGGTCACCGCCGTGCTCTCCCACCACATCCCGCGCAACGGCGGGCCCATGGCGAACAAGCGCGCACTGACCTGGCCCTGGGCATCCAGCACCGCCCCCGACGCATCCGCCGCAATCCCCAACGCCAACGGCCCAGGCTGGACCAACCCGCGCTTGAGCAACTGTTGCGGCAGTGGCCGGGCCACGCGGCGCCAGTCGTACTCGATGCCGCTGGAGTTGATCAGGGCTGCGCCCGACACCAGAGTCACCGCAGGTTCGCCACGCCGGCGTAAACGAATGGTCACGCCGCTGCCCGAAGGCTCCAGCCCCTTGTACGAGGCCGCTTGAATCCGTAACCGCCCCTCCTCATGCAGCCTGGCCACCAACTGCGCACTCAACGGCGGGGAACGGTGATGATGGCTTTCCCACCATGGCCGCACATGCCGCACGAACTGACGCTTCTCGCCCTCGCTGGCCTGGCTCCACAACCGGCCGATATGGGCGCGCACTGTGTCCAGCGGCGCCTGCCAATCGATACCCTGCTCCAGCGCGAGGCGGCATTGGCGACGCACCTCGCGCAGCAGTTGCCGAGGGCTTCGCAGGTTGTGGTTCGTGCCGAGAAAGTCTTCCCAGTTGGGCGGTTGCCGGCGCACATGGGGCAGCAGGCCGTGACGGGAAAACACCTCGATCGGCCCACGATGCCGGGCCTGTTCCAGGGACACCACGGCATCCACCATGGTCAGCCCGGAGCCGATGATCAGCACGGGCGCCTGCGGGTCGATCTGGGTCATGGCCTGCACGTCCCACGGGTCGACGGCCGCAGCGTTCAAACCGCTGGACTCGGTCTGGGGCGTGCGCGCCGCCGGGAACATGCCAGTGGCCAACACCGCTTGGGCGCCGCGCAGTTGCTGGCCGTTGTCGAGGGTCAGCAATACCCCCTCGTCCTCGACTTGCAGATCGACCACCTCGGCGCGGATATGCTCGACGGTGGACGCCGAAAACGCCTTGGCTTCAGCCAACCGTTGCTGCGCATACAGGCCAAAAATGCCGCGTGGCGGGAACAGTTCGCTGATGGGCACGTGCTGCTGGTCGGACTCAGGCCAACCGCCCGCACCGATGTAGTCGGTGAGCCATTGGGTCAGGTCGTCGGCATTGTCCGGGTCGACACTCATGCGCGCCGCATTGCCATTTAAGGTGTGGCCCAACTCGACCGCGCTGTAGGCCTCGCCACGCCCGAGTTCGCGGCGCGGTTCGATCACCAGGATTTGCCGTTGGCCAGGCAGGCGCAGCAGTTGCACAGCCAGCATCGTGCCGCTCAGGCCGCCGCCGATGATCAGGACATCAGCGTTGCGGATGGTTTCACTCATGCGGATTCGCCCTTACTGTTTACCCAGATAAATGTCATGCAAATCGCCCCGCGCCAGCAACTCGGCGGCGCTGCCACTCAGGACCACCCGCCCAGTATCCAGCACGTAGCCGTGGGACGCATAGTTGAGCGCCACGTTGATGTTCTGCTCGGCGACCAGGAAGCTCACCTGCTGCTCGCGGTTGAGCTGCGCGATGATCTCGAAGATCTCTTGCACGATCATAGGCGCCAAACCCATGGACGGCTCGTCGAGCAGTACCAAAGTAGGACGGGTCATCAACGCCCGACCGATGGCGACCATCTGTTGCTCGCCACCGGAGGTCAGCCCGGCGCGGGTGTGGCGCTTGGTCTTGAGCCGGGGGAACCAGGCATAGATGCGCTCCAGGTCGTGTTCCATGGCCTTGCGGCTCAGGCGCCGCACAAAACCACCGCTGCGCAGGTTGTCTTCCACGCTGAGCTGGCCGAACACATGGCGGCCTTCGAGCACATGCACCATGCCTTGGCGCACACGCTGGCTGGGGTCGACACCGGCCAGGTCGACGCCGGCGTATTCGATCACGCCACGGCTGACTTCGGCGCGCTCGGCACGCACCAACCCGGAGATCGCCTTGAGGGTAGTGCTCTTGCCGGCGCCGTTCGCGCCGAGCAAGGCGACGATGGCGCCCTTGGGCACGCTCAGCGACACCCCGGCCACCGCCAGGATCGCGCCGTCGTAGATGACCTCGATGTCGTTGACCGTCAGCAGCGCGGCGTGTCCAGGTTCTGCGGCAGGCAGGCTCATGGTTTATTCATCCCCAGTGCAGGTGCGTGGCGTCAGGCCTTTTTCCTTGGCGAAGGCTGCGGACTTTTCATCGATCAGCGGGCGCAACAGTGCGCGGTCGGCGGCGATCCAGTCGCTGACCAGCGTCCACTGAGCACCGTCCCACTGCTGTACCCGCGCCGAGCCGCCGCCTTCGTGGTCGCGGCACGACAGCTTGAGGTTCTGCATCAGGCCCAGGTAACCCATGGCCTTGAGGCGCGCGTCGTCGATATTCAAGTGCTCCAGGCCCCAGCGGCCTTCTTCGCCATTGAGCGGGCGCTGGCCGAACCTGGCCTGGGCCGTGCGGATCGCCTCCACCGCCACGGCAGCATTCACCAGGCCGGAGTTGTAGTACACGCTGCCGAAGTTCTTCAGGTCCTTGAGGTCGCTGTGGCCCTTGTCGAGGACGGATTGCTTGAGGCGTTTGTGGATCTCGAAATCGCTGCCGGCCGGGTACGGCGTGAGGGCCAGGTAGCCCTTGGCGGCGGCGCCTGCGGGCAATACGTCTTCGCTGGAACTGGCCCAGATATCGCCGATGATATGGTCCACCGGGAAGCCGAAGCGCGCAGCGGTCTTGACCGCCACGGGGGTCGACACGCCCCAGGTGCGCAGGAACACCCAGTCCGGGTTGGCCTGGCGGACCTGGCGCCATTGCGCCGATTGTTCGTTGCCTGGGTCGGCCACCGGAATCTGGATATTTTCAAAACCGTATTTTTCGGCGAGCAACTTCAACGGGCCGAGGGTTTCGCGACCGTAGGCCGAGTCGTGGTAGACCGTGGCGATCTTCTTACCCTTGAGCTTGTCGAAACCACCCTCGCGCTGGGCGATGTAGTTCACCAGGGTCGACGCCTCGCTGTAGAACGTCAGCATCACCGGAAAGTTATACGGGAACACCGTACCGTCGGTGGCTTCGGTGCGCCCGTAACCGAGGGTGATCAGCGGGATCTTGTCCACCTCTGCCCTTTCGCTGAGCGCATAGGCCGCCGGCGCGCCATTGGGCTGGTACACCGCGACCGGCGCGCCCTCCAGGCCATGCTTGAAGCGCTCGTAGCATTCGATGCCTTTCTCCGCCGTCCACTCGGTCTCGCATTCCTGCCACACCAACTTGACGCCATTGATGCCGCCTTCGACCTCGTTGATATAACGCAGGTAGTCGATCATCCCGGCCCACACCTGCACACCGCTGGACGCGTAGGCGCCCACGCGATAGGTGGCCAGGGGAATGAATTGCTGGTCCGGCGAGGCCATCGCTTGGGGGACAGCACCGGCCAGGGTTGCCAACGTAAACGCGGCGCCGATCAAGGAACGTTTCAAGGATGCACGCATAAGGATTCTCTTGGAGGAATGTCAGAAACGCAGCGGCCACTGCCGCACACGGTCACGCAGGTTGTGCAACAGGCGGATCAAGCCCTCGGGCTCCTTGATCAGGAACACGATGATCAACACGCCAAAGATGATTTTTTGCAGGTTCTGCAACTGCCCCGCGTCCACCGAACCGCCGAACAGCGCCTGCCCGGCATGACTGAGGACAATCGGCAGCAGGCTGATAAACGCCGCACCCACGAAGTTGCCGGCGATGCTGCCCATGCCGCCGATGATGATGATGAACAGGATCTGGAATGAGCGATTGATATCGAAGCTGCTGGCGCTGGCCGTGCCCAGGTAGGCGAACGCCCACAGCGCGCCGGCAATGCCCAGGTAAAACGAGCTGACCGCAAACGCCAGGCGCTTGTAGCGCACCACCGGGATGCCAACCACGGCGGCGGCGGTGTCCATGTCGCGGATCGCCATCCAATTGCGCCCGACCTGGCTGCGCACCAGGTTGATGGCGGTCCAGGTCAACAGCAGCACCGTCACCAACGTCAGCCAATAGCGGCCCAGCGGCGTGTTGAGGTCATGACCGAACAGCGCCAGCTTCGGCGCAGAGATGGTCCCGGACGAGCCGTAGTTGTAGAACCAGGGAAACTTGACGAACAGCCACTCCAGGAAAAACTGCGCGGCCAGGGTGGTGACCATCAGGTAGAAGCCCTTGATCCGCGAGCTGGGCAAGCCGAACAGCAAACCGACCAACGCACTGATAATCCCCCCACCGAGCAGCGCCAGCGGCAGGCCCAGCTCCGGCAGGCGCAACAGGAAACCGTAGGTCGCGAACGCGCCGACGGCCATGAAACCCGCCGCGCCGACCGAGGTTTGCCCGGTATAGCCGGTCAGCAGATTCAAGCCAAGCCCGGCCAGGGACAACACCAAGAACGGGATCAGGATCGCATTGAGCCAATAGTCATTGCCCCACAGCGGCACCACGATAAAGGCCAGGGCCAGCAGGCCGATCAGGCCCCAAGGCACGCGTCGCTGTACCAGCAACAACGGCGCGGTTTGTTGAGCAACGGGAATCGACATGGTTTCAGACTCGCTCGATGGCGCGCTCGCCGAACAGGCCGGCGGGACGGATATACAGGAAGGCCAAGGCCAATACATAGGCGAACCACGGCGTGATGCCGCCGCCGATCAACGGGCCGATATACACCTCGGCAAGGTTTTCCGCCGCGCCGACAATCAGCCCGCCGACGATGGCCCCGCCAATCGAGGTAAAGCCGCCGATGATCAGCACCGGCAGGGCCTTGAGCACCACCAGCGACAGCGAAAACTGCACGCCCTGGCGCGCCCCCCAGAGCAAGCCGGCCACCAGCCCGACAATCCCCGCCACCGCCCAGACGATCTGCCAGATACGGTTGAGGTTGATGCCGATGGACAGCGCCGCCGTGGTGTCATCCGCCACCGCACGCAGGGACACACCGATGCGGGTCTTGTTGAACAGCAGCGCAAGGACCGTCACCAACAACACGGCAGCCGCGGCCGCGATCAGATCGAACTGACTGAGCATCAGCGGCCCGATGAACAGCGGCACGTCATCAATGCCCAGGTCCAGTGCACGCACCTGGGACCCCATCAAGCCCTGGGCCAGGCCCTCGATGATGAACGACAGGCCAAGGGTGGCCATGAACAGGGTGATCTGCGAACGGTTCACCAAGGGCCGCAGGACCAGGCGCTCGATGAGCAAGGCACCGACGATCATCACGATCACCGTCAGCAGCAGTGCCAGGGCAAACGGCACGCCCTGGTCATGCAGGCTGACGAAGGTCAGCGCGGCAAACAGCAGCATCGAGCCCTGGGCAAAATTGAACACACCGCTGGCCTTGTAGATCAGCACGAAGCCGATGGCGACCAACGAATACATGGTGCCGGCCAGCAGGCCGCCGAGCAGGGTTTCGAAGAAGAACGTCATTCGTTTGCCACTCCGAGATAAGCCGCGATCACATCGGGGTTGGCCTGTACCTCGGCGGGGGTTCCGTCGCCGACCTTGCGCCCGTAGTCGAGCACCACCACATGGTCGGACAGGCCCATCACCACGCCCATGTCGTGCTCAATCAACACCACGGTGGTGCCCAGGTCGCGGTTCACATCGGCGACGAAGCGTGCCATTTCCTGTTTTTCCTCGGCGTTCATGCCCGCCATGGGTTCGTCGAGCAGTAACAGGCTAGGCCCAGCGATCAATGCCCGGCCCAACTCGACACGCTTCTGCAGGCCATAAGAGAGGTTGCCCACCAGCACATCACGCTGAGCTTGCAACTCAAGAAACTCGAGAATGCCCTGGGCGCGCAGGCGGAACGCTTCGGCTTCCCGGCGTGCGCGCGGCAAGCCCAGGGCTTGTTCAATAAAACGGCTGCGCATATGCCGCGACAGGCCGGTAAGGATGTTGTCGAGCACGCTCATCTTCTTGAACAGCGCGTTGTTCTGGAAGGTGCGACCAATGCCCCGGCGCGCGGCACCCAGCGGGTCGATGCGCTGGAAGTGCTGGTCTTCGAAGACGATCTCGCCAGCATCGAAGCGGTACACGCCGTTGAGCACATTGAGCAATGAGCTTTTACCGGCACCATTGGGACCGATCAGCGCGCAGATCTCGCCGCGCGCCACCTCGAAGGACAAGGCATTGATCGCCTTGACGCCCTTGAACGACAGCGAGATATCCCGCACCTGGAGAATGGCTTGGCTCATGCGATGTCCCGTTTGAATTCCGCCAGCCACACCGGCGAAGGGGTGGATGTGAGGGGTTGCCAGATGTAAGCCAGGCGCTGAAAGCCGAGCAGCTTGCGCACACGGTTTTTCAACAGGCGACGCAGGCCGCTTTGCGGGTGGGCGATGGCCCAGTCGCACAGGCGCCGACGCCAGGTGCCATGGGGTGCAAGGCGACTTTCGATTTCGTCGGCCAGGTGCTGCAAGCGTGCGGGTGACAACAGCAAGCCGGTGGGGGCGACTTCGCTGCGATCGCGCCGCGCCGAGGCCAGGCTTTCCGGAAAGGCCAGGCCATGGCCGCTGTTCAGCCATTGCTCCAACACCACCGCCAGCCCCCCCTCCCAGTGGGTGCCCTCTTCGCTCCACAACGCGGTTTCGCCGCTGGGTTGCCACCAGCGTACGAGGTGCTGCGTCGGGTCGATCGGGCC
This genomic window contains:
- a CDS encoding AMP-binding protein gives rise to the protein MSVHVLKSPLALEWPAERLGNLPNALEQLHHWAQTTPLHTALRHKRQGQWYAWRWIDALRDVERLADGLRQQGFDEQSRLALSGAFEPNLLLLALAAQAIGGQVLTLADDLEPEALQQHLWRIRPTHAYTQDRQQVRHWQSANLLDFAPLLGPIDPTQHLVRWWQPSGETALWSEEGTHWEGGLAVVLEQWLNSGHGLAFPESLASARRDRSEVAPTGLLLSPARLQHLADEIESRLAPHGTWRRRLCDWAIAHPQSGLRRLLKNRVRKLLGFQRLAYIWQPLTSTPSPVWLAEFKRDIA